ATGCTCAGGGCCTGTTCGCGCTAAAGGATTACCGACAAACGCTTGAAAAGTTGCAAGGTATCCAACAACGCTACGAGACCAGCAAAGTTCGCGTGATGCGGACGAAGATCGAAGAGTCCTCGGGACGGAAATCGAGCGAGCAGGAAGCGAAGGAGCGGCGGCTGCAGAAAAAGCAAACCCGTTACCGCGAGGTGATGGAGAAGTTGGATGAGATGCAGGCGGCGCTGCCAACGTTGATTCAACGCGCCGAGGCGCGGAAGGCGCGCCAACAGCCGCAGCAGGCCGGCGCGGTCGATCAGTCGCGCGAGGATACGATCGATATCCAGGCGAGCGAGGAGTTGACGCACAGCGGCGAAGAGCAATCGCCGTCGTTGGAGCAGTTTATTCGCGAGTTTATCGCGGCGCCGGCGGCGACCGGTCAACGCGAATTGATCGATCGCTGCTTCAAGGTTCGCCCAGTCGGCGATGCCAAAGACGTGCGAGCCGGCGAACTCTATTTTATCGACGGCGGCGAGCAGACCTATCTCGCGCTCGTCCGCAAGTCGGATAATCCGGAGCGCGTGCGGTTGAAGTCGGCGATCACCGGCGAGCGGTTGCGAACGATCGATCTGCCCACTTTTCTAAAACTGGGCCAACGCGACCGTGTCGTCCGCCTGAAACCGCTTCCGCAGAACAGCGGCAGCAGCGAGCGTCCCCAGACGTCGACATCCGCGTCGACACCAACCCCTGCACCACAATCGACCGCCGCCGCGCCGCCAATCGAAGACGATGACGACGTCGTGATCGGTGGCAATGCGTTACAGGAATCGGCGGAGACGGCGAAGATCCTCGACAAGGGAGCGTTCTCGCAACTCGCCGACGCCGCAAATCGGTCGGGGATCTGCCCGGGAGCCGACTTGATCGCCCATGTCCGCGATCGCGATTTCCGGCTCGGGAATTTTCAAGACGCACTGCAGACGATGGAAGGGATCTACGGCAAGTTCACTGCCGCAGCCGCTTCGCGGACGGCACAGCTGCGTCAAGAGGATGCTGCGATTCAATCGGGCCGCGTGAAAATGTCGCCCAAGGATTTGGCGGCGAAACGAGCTCGCGACGCAGCGCAAAATCAACTGGTCGAACGGGCACGCAATCGCTTCTCCCGCGTCTTGGACGGATTACGCGTGCTGTTGCGGAAAGAGACTGGCGAAGACTGATCGCCGATTCTATCGCTGGCAGTCGTCGATTGCCGCTTCGCGATTCTATTCACTCTTCATTTGTATCGTCGCCAAATTGCAGCGGTGCGACAGGATCGCCCGCCGGCTGGAAGAAAACGTCGCCCGGCGGTGTTGGTTCTCCGCCCTGCAGGCACTTGGCTGCTTGCCGTCGCATCTGGCGAACCAACTGCTGACGCTCGAGGTCGCTTTGGCCCGGCAGCGCGGCGAGCATCCGCGAGGTCTTCAACAGCATCTCGGCGACGCGATAATGCGCGTCGGAGACCGCCGTCGATTCCGCCTGCTCCGGTTTGAAATCGTCATCGGTGTCCAGCGTCGAACCGTCGAGGATGCTTCCCTGGCGGCGAATCAAATCCAGCACGTCGCCCAACAGCGGCTCTTCCGCCGGCGCGGTCGACGATTCGCCTTGCAGCGCGCTGCGGATCGAATCCTGGATCTTTTGATCCACGTCGGGCGATGTCGGTTCCTGCCCATAGGCTCTCAAAATGACGAGCGACGATAACATGCCGACGGCGACCAACGTCACGAGCATCCACTGCGTCGAACCGATAACTTTGTTGTGCGACATCTTTTCCCAACTCCTTGGCTACATCTTTAACGCTTCGTCGTAGACCCCAAACACACTCATGGCCATCTTCAAAATAATAGCGACCAACATGATGGTTACGGCAGCCCAAATCACGCCGGTCATCACACCAACCAGGACTCGCGTGGCCGTTTTGGCGCGTTGATCGTAGACATCGGCGAGGTTTCCGAGCGATTCGGCGTCGGTTCCCGAGAGTTCGGCGACTTCGACAAAGTGCAGGAATTCTTCGGGGAAGATGCCGGTGGAGGCAAACGATTCGGTGAGGGTTCCGCCCGATTTGATCGTCGCGATCGCGGTATCGGCTCGCGAGGCAAAGTGATCGTTCTGCGTGCTCTGCAGCGCCATCTTCACGCTCCGCATTGCATCCATCCCCGAATCCAATGCTAGCGACAGCGTCCAACAGATCCGCGACAACGCGATCGTCTGCAACGCTTCACCCGCTTTGGGAATCCGATAGACGAGGGCGAACAATCGATGGCATCCAAACGCGTTGAACTTGAGCGCCAGCACCGCCGCGGTGATCGAACCGAAGAACAGGAAGACAAGAGTCAGGTACTGCGTCATGTTGAGACCGACGGCATTGAATTCCGATCCGAGCATCTGAGTGATCAGGATTGCCAACCCGATCACGGCGATCCCGCCGATCAATTGCAGCATCGGCCAAGCGATCCCCATCAGAAACATCCGCTGCATCGCGAGCCGATGGTCGTAGTGATCGGCCAATTCCTTGAGTGTTCGTTCCAGCCGCCCCGTCGTCTCGCCGATGTGAACCATTTGGATCATCAGCGGCGGGAAATATTTTCCATCGGCGACGTCGATCATCGCGCGAGCCATCGGCGTGCCGTCGCGGAGCTGGGCGGCGACAGCTTCCATCGCCGCTTTGTGCTTTGGCGATCCATGCTGCGATTCCCGCTGACACAGCTTCAGCAGGTCGACGCCGGCGTGAAACCCCGTAGCCATTCGGCGACAGAACCTCGCAGCGACCGTTTGGCTCATCCCTTTCGAAAACACCCGCTATCGACTCCGTTGGATTGGTTTAAACGTGGCGAACTCAGCGAACAATCAAATCTTCGCCAGCTGCCGGCACGTCGCTGACAGTTGACGCAATGAAACGTGGCGAACTCAACTGAAGTTTAACCGTAGATCGAAGTCCGCGAATCGTCGACTGCCGGCTTGCGTCCCAAAATGAATGATCTCACTGCAGCGGCCAGACCCAGGGGATCATGACCATCGCCACGGCGAACACGATCAAGTCCAACGGACCGCCAAACCGCAGGTAATCGGTGAAGCGATAGCCGCCGGGGCCGTAGACCATCAGATTGGTTTGATATCCAAAAGGCGTGGCAAAGCCGGCCGATGCGGCGATCATCACCGCGATCGCAAAGGGCAACGGATCGACGCCAGGCATGCTCGACGCCGCGCTCCAGGCCATCGGAAACATCAGCGCCGCCGCCGCGTTGTTGGTGATCAATTCGGTGCAGATCATCGTCGACAGATAGACCGCCGCGAGGACAAACATCGGGTTGTTGCCGGCGAGCAATAAGATCGTGTCGGCGATTCCAGCTGCTGCGCCAGTCGTCTCCATCGCTTTGCCAATTCCCAAGGCGGCGCCGATCACGACAAGCACCGACCAATCGATCCCACGCCGGGCTTCGGTCGACGTGCAGCAACGCGAGCAGATCATGGCGATCACTGCGCAGAGCGCCGCGGTGGTCAGATCCAGGAAACCGCTCGCAGCCGCCAAGACCATCAGCGTGATCACTCCCAAAGCGATCCAGGCCCGTTCAGGACGTCGGACCGACGCGTTTTCAACGGCGCTGACAAGGAAGAAATCGCGGGTGTCGCGGCGGGATTGAGTGAACGAGGCGGGAGCGTCCAACAGCAGCACGTCCCCGGGCTGCAGCACGACATCGCCCAGCTTGCCCGGCACGCGGCGGTCGCCGCGGGCGACGGCGATCACGGCAGCTCCGTAATGCGTGCGGAAGCCTCCCTCGCGAATCGATTTGCTGACCAACGGGCACCGCGGCGAAACCACCGCTTCGACCAGCGATCGGTTCCAGGCCGGCGCGGCGACTTTCCGCGCCTGTTCCGATGCGATCTCCAACCCACGAATCTTTTGTAGATCGACGACCGATTCGAGCATCCCGACGAAGATCAAGATATCGCCCGACTGCAGCTTCTGTGTCGGCCTAACCGCTTGAAAGACCTCGCCGCCCCGTTCGATCTCGGCGAGATAGAGGCCTGGTAGATGCCGCAGCCCCGCATCTTCGATCGATTGACCGGCCAAGGGACCGCCCGGAACCACCTCCATCTCCACGGTGTACTGCCGCGGATCGTCGCTGGTGCTGACCGCGGGCTTGCGATCTCGCATTAACCAGCGACTGCCAACGGTCATGTACAGGATCCCGATCAAGGTTGCTGGCAATCCAACCCAGGCGGGTTCGAAAAAGTGCAGCGGCCGCCCACCGGGACTCTGCTGGATCATGTCGTAGACCATGATGTTGGTGCTGGTCCCCATCAAGGTGCACATCCCGCCAAGGATCGCGGCGTAGCTGAGCGGCAGAAAGAACTTGCTGGGGCTGACCTGCATCTTCTTCGCCAGATCGGTCACGACCGGCAACATCGCAGCGACGATCGGGGTGTTGTTCAGGAACGCGCTAAGCGTCGCCACGGGAGCGACCAGGCGCAGCTGGGCATCGACGGCCGATTTAGGTCGCCGCAGCAACCAACTGGTTGCCAGTTCGGTGCCGCCGGTCAATTCCAGCCCAACGACCGCGGCGAACAACAGCGCGATCGTGACCACGCTGCGGCTGCCAAATCCGTCGATCGCTTGAGCGACGGTCGGCAGATAGAAGGTTGCCTCCGGGTTTAACGACCGGCTGTCCAAGGCAAACGCTGTCGACAGTTCGCCGACTGTGACCAAGGCGGCCAGGCTGGCCAGGACCAACAGATCGGTCGATGCCCAGCGGCGAGCCAACGCGTACAGCAAGACGCAAACGATGGCGATCGTAAACCAACTTTCCCAAACCAAGTGCTGGAAACTCCTTTGTATCGATTGCCAACAGGGTTGCGAAACAACCCCAGCGGCGATTGCCCGCGGGGTTTTGTAATCAGGGACGATTCGAACGGTCGACGGCGACCGAAACGTGTCGGAGCGGCGGCTTCACAGCCACGATCATTTCTGCGGCGAACCGCCGAAGAATTTTTCCAGCGTCGCCGCCTCGGGCCGCTTGGTGACCAACGAAACGAGCACCAGTGTAATTGCTGAAACGACAAAAACCGCAACCACCGGGTGCAATGGCGGGACTTGTAAAAAGCCCAGCGAAAGCGGCTGTTCCGGGAAACTGTAGCGGGGGTTGCCGCCGAAATCGGAGCGGTAAAACAAAACGAACCAAGTCGAAATCGCCGCGATCACGCTGGCGATCGCGCCGGCGGCGGTCAGCCGTCGCCAGTAGATCGCTGCAAAAACCAAGGGGAACAGCCCGGTGAAGCCGGCAAACGACCACAGCCCCAGGTCGAACACGCTGCGTGGCAACACGAGACTCAGACAATAAGTAGCCAGTACCACAGCGACGACAAATGTTCGCGCGATCCTCACCGTTTTTTGATCGTCGCGGCCCTCGGAGTCCCCCGTTTGCAGAACGTCTTCGGTGAACATCGTCCCCAGGCAGAGGAATTGGCTGTCCAGCGACGACATCACCGCCGCCAGAATGCCGGCGCACAACAACCCGCCCAACAGCGGACCGGCATGTGTACTGACCAACAACCCCAGCACCGCGTTGCCGCGATCGTGCGGGTCCATCGCCGCCAACGCGTCGGCGATTCCCGACTCGGGACCGCTGGCCCAGATCCCCAGCAGCACGCAGGGAACCCAGACGATCATAATAAAGATCGGGTGCATCACGATCGGCAGCTTAAACGCATTGGCATTCCGGGCCGTCAACCAATGCTGGAAGACGTGCGGGAACATTCCGACCGACAGTGGAATCAACAGGAACGAAAAGAAGAGCGGCTTGGGAATCTTGGCGCGAGTCAGCTGGCTCTCTTCGACTTGCGACGATGAGATCCGCAGATTCTCGATGAAGCTGTCGGTGCCGCCGATCGCACCGGCGATCACGACAAAACTGACAACTCCCAGAACCATAAAGACAGCGGTCTGGAAAGCGTTTGCCCAAGCGGTGCCACGCATGCCGCCAAAAAAGACGTAGACCAGCACGACCAGACAGATCACCGCCGACGCGATCGCTGACGGAACGCCATATCCCGACGCGGCAAACATCCCCGATTTTTCGAACGCTCCCTGCGTGACAGCTTCGACCACCGCGCCGCCGCCGAGAACGCCAACCATCAGGTAACCGATCACCAAGAAGACCAAGATCGGGAACAACAGGAAACCGATCGCGTGGCTGTCCAAGCGATCGCGAAAGAATTGAATCTGAGTGCGGTAGCCGTTCCGTTGGCCCAGTCGCCACAGCGGAACTCCAATCACAAAGAAGCACAGCGAGTGGACGATTCCGCTGGCCGAACCCAACAGCCCATACACGCCCGCTCCGGCACGAAACGCTTGGCCCGTCGAACCGACAAGCGCAAAGGCGGTCATCGTCGTTCCGAACAGCGACATCAACAGCAGGAATGGGCCGATCGAATGGCTGGCGAACATGTAGTCTTTTGCCGTGCCGCGAAACAGCCGATTGGCGGCTAGTCCCAGCGTGATCAGCAGCGCCAGATAGATCAGGATTACAGCCAACTGGATCATCGGTCGCCCTCCTTCAACTCACCTTCGATCGCTGCATCGGGCCAACAGAACTTGGTCGCCAGCAACCACAGCGTCGCCGCGGCGATCGAGATCCCGACGTGATAGGAGATCGCTCGGGGCAGGAACCCAAAATCGAGCGTCGCGTTGTTCCATTGCCAATAGTCTTGGTGCAAGACCACCAGCACGACAATCAGAAACCAGATCAAATACTTCAACGCAGGACCTTTGCAGCAGGCGATCGATTAATTTGGTGGGAAATCTTCGGCACGAGGGCGTGTAATGTACCAAGTTAGCGGCCCCGCTGTCGCGATCCCCTGGGACAGCCGATTCGACGCGTGGCACCGCGACTTGTGCGATTCGGCGGTCTAGTGCGATAATCGCTCGGATGAGCAATTCAACCTACGATTACGATGTTTTGGTGATTGGAACGGGGCCTGGAGGCGAAGGTGCGGCGATGCAAGCCGCCAAAGCGGGGCTGAGCGTCGCGGTGGTCGAGCGGCATACGTCGATTGGCGGCGGCTGCACCCACTGGGGGACAATCCCATCCAAGGCCCTGCGTTATTCGATCTCGAGCGTGATGAACGCGCTGGGCAGCCCCGTTCTGCGAGCCTGCGGCGTGCACGCCAACCCGACGATGAAGCAACTGCGCAGCAGCGCTCAACAGATCATCGGCAAACAGGTCTCGATGCGGCAGACGTTTTATGATCGCAACAACGTGCCGGTCCTGGTCGGCCAAGCGAGCTTTGTCGACGATCACACGATCCGCATCGACGGCCAGAGCGATCAGAAGGTGACGGCCAACAAGATCGTGATCGCCGTCGGATCGCGTCCCTACCATCCGCCGGATGTCGATTTTGAGCACCCCCGAATCTTCGACAGCGACACGATTCTGGGGATCGACGAAAAGCCGTTTTCGATCACGATCTACGGCGCCGGAGTGATCGGTTGCGAATACGCATCGATGTTTCGCAACTTGGGGATCAAAGTCAATTTGATCAACACGCGGGCCAAGCTGCTGGAGTTCTTGGACGATGAGATCATCGACGCTCTCGCGTACCACATGCGAGATCAAGGCGTCGTGATTCGCCACAACGAAACGCTCGACAAAATCGAAGGGGTCGACGACGGAGTCATCTTGCATCTCAAAAGCGGCAAGCAATTGAAGAGCGATGCGCTGCTGTGGGCCAACGGCCGGCAGGGCAACACCGACGGCTTGGGCTTGGAAAACGTCGGTTTAACGCCCGACAAACGGGGCCAGCTGGAAGTCGATGAGCAATTCCAAACCGCGCGCGATCATATCTATGCCGTCGGCGACGTGATCGGATTCCCCTCGCTGGCCAGTGCGGCGTACACGCAGGGCCGCGCCGCGGCGCGACACTTTTCCGACAGCGTCGAGGTCGAATCGAATCTGCGAATTCGCGACATCCCGACCGGGATCTACACCAGTCCCGAGATCAGTTCGGTCGGCAAGACCGAACGCGAATTGACCGAGGAGTGTGTGCCGTACGAAGTCGGTTCGTCGCAGTTCAAGAGCCTCGCCCGGGCACAGATCACCGGCCGGACCGCGGGAATGCTGAAGATCCTGTTCCATCGCGAGACCCGCGAGGTGCTGGGCGTGCACTGTTTTGGAGCCGAGGCGAGCGAGATCATCCATATCGGCCAGGCGATCATGAATCAGCCCGCAGGGCACAACACGATCGACTATTTTGTCGACACGACCTTTAATTACCCCACGATGGCCGAAGCCTACCGCGTCGCCGCGTTAAACGGTTACAACCGCCTGTTTTAAGTAGCCGCCGCGACCGGGCCTGCTATCGGCGGGCAAATCTTGGCATAATGGTGCGACCCACAGCGTCCCGCTTTCTCTGGGGGCACTCACAAATTCCAAGCAGGATGGGCGGTTTCGCCTTTCCGCTGCAAAACGCCGCGTTTGGGCAGACGTGCCCGAAGCTACCAATCGACGAATGATATGCCAGTAACCTACAAAGATTCCGGAGTCGATCTCGATCTGTACGCTCAAGCGATGCAGCGGTTGCCCTCCCTTGCCCGGCGAACGTTCAGCCCCCGCGTGGTTTCCAACGACGGTGGATTCGCAGGGCTGTTCAAGCTCGACTTCTCCAGCCCCCTCTTCTCCCGCAACTACGAAGATCCGATTCTGGTTGCCGGAACCGATGGCGTCGGCACGAAACTAAAAGTCGCTCAGATGACCGGCCGCCACGATACGGTGGGAATCGATCTGGTGGCGATGTGCGTCAACGATCTGATCTGCACCGGCGCCGAACCGCTCTTCTTTCTCGATTACATCGCGATGGGACGCGACGATGCCGATCGGTTGGAACAGGTCGTCAAAGGGATCAGCGACGGTTGCCTGCAAGCCGATAGTGCGCTGTTGGGTGGCGAGACGGCGATCATGCCCGACATGTACGCTGCCGAAGATTACGACTTGGCCGGTTTTGCCGTCGGCGTCGTCGATCGCAAACATTTGGTTGATGGCAAATCGATCGTTCCGGGAGACAAGATCATCGGCATCTCCAGCGACGGCATCCACTCCAACGGCTACAGCTTGGTCCGCAAGATCATCTCGCATGCCGGGATCGCGTTGGATGCCTGCCCAGCCGAACTGGGCGGCGCTTCGGTCGCCGATGAATTGCTGCGACCGACACGGATCTATTCGTCGATGCTGCGTCGCGTGCTGGGGCACTATCGCGTCAAACATGTCGTCCACGGGATCGCTCACATCACCGGCGGCGGGCTGCACGAGAACCTCTCGCGGATCTTGCCGAAGACCGTCGATACGGTGATCCAACCCGACAGCTGGCCGATGCCGCCCGTCTTCCCTTGGTTGCAAGGATTGGGAGACGTCGCCGACGACGAGATGCAGCGAGTCTTTAATATGGGATTGGGGCTGGTTTTGGTCGTCAGCGATTTCTACGCTGCCAAGATTATGGAACTGGTGCGGGCTGGCGGATGCGAGTGCACCGAGATCGGCCATGTCGAAGCCGGCAGTGGTGAGAGTCGATTTGCATGATCTGTGATGCTGCATTGTTGCCGCTGCTGAATTCGCCGCTGCCGCTGGCCGTGGCGCAGATGACGACATCGACCTTCTGGTTGCTGGGCGTGGTTGTCGCCGTCTTGGCGATCCTGCTGTTGACCGGCCGTTTGCTGGAACGACGGCAGAGTTCGATGATGAACCCGGCGCTGCTGCAGCGGTTCAACCATCGCGTTCGCGTCTGGTTGATGATGTCGGCGATCCTGGTCTTTGCCTTCTTGATGGACCAGTTCATCCGTGGCGTGACGGTGTTGTTGTTCGGATTTGTTTCGTTCTGGGCGCTCCGCGAATTTGTCACGATGACCCCTACGCGGCGCGGCGATCACCGAACGCTCTTCTGGGTCTTCTTTATCTTCACGCCGCTGCAATATGTGCTGATCGCCTTGGGCCCGGCCTATTACGGCCTCTACAGCATCATGATTCCGGTCTACGGATCGCTGTTCATCCCGGCGCGAAACGCATTGGCTGGCGATTCGAAGCGATTCCTGGAACGGACGGCCAAGATCCAAGTCGGTCTACTGATCTGCGTCTATTCGCTCAGCTACGCCCCGGCGATGTTGGACCTGAACCTCAGCAGCAGCCGCAAGGTCCAGTGGGATGGCAGCCCCGTTAGCTTGCTGTTCTTCTTCATCCTGATCGCCCAGATCGCCGACGTGCTGCAGCAGGCTTGGAATCGATTCGCCGGCGTCCACGTGATCGCCAAAGAGATCAACGCCAGTCGCACCTGGGAGGGACTGCTGGGGAGCATCGTTTCGACCGGAGCGATCGGCGCGGCACTCTGGTGGGCGACGCCGTTTGAATGGTACGAAGCGGCGGTGATGTCGATGATCGTGGCGATGATGTCATCCGCCGGCACGATGACCTTAAGCGCGATCAAACGCGATCGCGGCGTGACCGATACCGGCACCTTGGTTCAAGGGCACGCCGGGCTGTTGGACCGCATCGACAACGTCTGCTTTGCCGCTCCCGTCTTTTATCACCTGACCCGCTACTTCTTTTCCGTCTGATTCAATCGTGAAACTGTTCGACACCCACGCCCATCTCGATAACCCACGCTACGACGACGATCGCGACGCGTTGGTGCAGCGATCCCGCGACGCAGGTGTCGTCTGCACCTTGGCGATGGGAACCACTGCGGCGTCGAGTCGCAAATGCATCGAGATCGCCGATCGGTACCCCGACGTCTACGCCGCCGTCGGGATTCAACCGACCTACGTCGGCAAACCCGATGCGGGCGATTGGGACGAGATCGTCGAACTGGCCAAGCATCCGCGCGTCAAAGCGATCGGCGAGACGGGGCTCGATTGCTACTGGGACGACAACGCGCCGCTGCCGCTGCAACAGACGCTGTTCGAGCAGCACATCGAACTCTCCCGGCAGACCGGACTGCCGTTTATCGTCCACATGCGAAACAGCGAAGCCGAGGTTTTGCAGGTGCTGCAAGAGGCGGGCAAGCAGGGGCCGGTCAACGGCATCATGCACTCCTTCACCGGCGACTGGGAACTGGCGCAAAAGTGCCTGGACCTGGGGATGGACATCAGTTTCGCCGGGATGGTGACGTTTAAGAAGTCGCAGGATCTTCGCGACGTCGCCGCAAAGATCCCCGCCGATCGGATCCTTATCGAAACCGATTCCCCCTACCTGACGCCGCACCCCTTCCGCAGCAAGCGCCCCAACGAACCGTGGTATGTTCAGCACACGGCGGAGTGTTTGGCCGAGGCCCGCGGCGTCTCGGTGCAACAGTTTGCAGATCAGACGACGCAGAACGCTTGCCGCCGGTTTGCTATCGCGTTGGACGCCTAAAATCCAGCGAATCCGAAGCTCCACCAAACAACTTCGCGTTTCGCTGCGTACTGTCAGGTTCGAGCCCACGCTGCAAACGCGGCCACATCTCCCTCCCTCCCCCAAAGAAAAGCCTACGATGCTTGAACTTGTTGACGTGAAGAAACAGTTCCCTCAGCCTGGCGGGGGAACGCTGACGGTTCTGGACATCCCCAAGCTTTCGATCGATGCGGGGGAACAGGTCGTGTTGATCGGCCGCAGTGGCGGCGGCAAGTCGACGCTGCTGCACACGATCGCTGGGATCACCAAAGCGGACGGCGGCAAGGTGATCGTTAATGGCTACGACATCGCGCGGCTCAGCGAAGCCGGCCGCGATCGGTTCCGCGCCGGGGCGATCGGTTACGTCTTCCAGACCTTCAACCTGCTGGGCGGGTTTACCGCACTGGAGAACGTGCGTCTGGGAATGACCTTCGGCAGCGGACGCCACGACATCGCGCGGGCTCGACATCTGTTGGAACGCGTCGGGCTGGCCGATCGGATGCACTACAAGCCCAGCCAGTTGTCGGTGGGGCAACAACAACGCGTTGCGATCGCGCGATCGCTGGCCGGACGTCCCAAGCTGTTGCTGGCCGACGAGCCGACAGCGAACATCGATCCCGCGAATCAACAAACGATCATCGATCTGATCCGCGACACCTGCCGCGAGGAACAGGTGGCGCTGCTGTTGGTCACGCACAGCATGCAGGTAGCAGAACAGTTCGATCGGATCGAAAAGTTCGAAGACCTCAATCGCGCCATGGCGACCGCCAGCATCTAAGACGATCCCGCGTCACCCCGCAATCGAACCGACGGAATTGCAAACACTATGAACCTTTTTAAGATCGCCTGGCGAAACGCCCAACAACGCGGATTGTCGACCCTGCTGACCACGATCTCGTTGGCTCTTGGAGTCGGCTTGGTCGTGCTGGTGCTGTCGATTCACGGCATCGTTTCGGACGCCTTCCAACGCAACGCAACGGTCGGCTACAACCTGGTGGTCGGGGCCAAGGGGAGCCCGCTGCAGCTGACCTTGAACACGGTTTATTATCTCAGCCAGCCCGTCGAAAACCTGCCCTACGACTACTATTTGGAGTTCTTTGGCCAAGAGGAGCGAGAGCGGCAACTGGCGGCTTATGGCGGCCACTTGGACGAACCCAACCGCCCTGGAAAGTTCGCGCTTTATGCTGGCAGCGACGCCGGTGGCCTCGTGATCCCCGTCTGCCTGGGCGACTACTTTGGCGAATACCGCGTCGTCGGAACAACTCCCGCGTTTTTGGATAATTTGAAGCACGGCCCCGACGTCGACCAGCCCTACGAATTTCGCGAGGGGCGGAACTTCCAAACGCACAGCGAAGAGAACGGCTTCTTCGAAGCGGTTGTTGGATCGCGAGTCGCTTCGACGATGAACATCAAAGTCGGCGACACGTTCAACCCAACCCACGGCGATCCCGATGGCAAGGGGCACGACCTCGGATTCAAGATCGTTGGCGTCCTGAAACCGACCGGCACGCCCAACGACCGGGCGACGTTTGTGAACATGGAAGGCTTCTATTTGATGGAAGGCCACGCCAAGCCGAGCGAACATGGCGACGAAGAGGAAGAAGCGGAAGCGGATGCCGAAGAGGAAGTTGTCATCGTCGAAACCGACAGCGAAGAGGCTGCGGTTCCCAACACTCCGCTGCCGTTGGACCAGCGTGAAGTCACAGCGATCCTGCTGCGTCCGTCGCAGACGATGTTTGCGATGATGTTGCAAAACGTGATCAACGAAGGCCTGCAAGC
Above is a genomic segment from Rosistilla ulvae containing:
- a CDS encoding phosphatidate cytidylyltransferase produces the protein MICDAALLPLLNSPLPLAVAQMTTSTFWLLGVVVAVLAILLLTGRLLERRQSSMMNPALLQRFNHRVRVWLMMSAILVFAFLMDQFIRGVTVLLFGFVSFWALREFVTMTPTRRGDHRTLFWVFFIFTPLQYVLIALGPAYYGLYSIMIPVYGSLFIPARNALAGDSKRFLERTAKIQVGLLICVYSLSYAPAMLDLNLSSSRKVQWDGSPVSLLFFFILIAQIADVLQQAWNRFAGVHVIAKEINASRTWEGLLGSIVSTGAIGAALWWATPFEWYEAAVMSMIVAMMSSAGTMTLSAIKRDRGVTDTGTLVQGHAGLLDRIDNVCFAAPVFYHLTRYFFSV
- a CDS encoding TatD family hydrolase codes for the protein MKLFDTHAHLDNPRYDDDRDALVQRSRDAGVVCTLAMGTTAASSRKCIEIADRYPDVYAAVGIQPTYVGKPDAGDWDEIVELAKHPRVKAIGETGLDCYWDDNAPLPLQQTLFEQHIELSRQTGLPFIVHMRNSEAEVLQVLQEAGKQGPVNGIMHSFTGDWELAQKCLDLGMDISFAGMVTFKKSQDLRDVAAKIPADRILIETDSPYLTPHPFRSKRPNEPWYVQHTAECLAEARGVSVQQFADQTTQNACRRFAIALDA
- a CDS encoding ABC transporter ATP-binding protein, which encodes MLELVDVKKQFPQPGGGTLTVLDIPKLSIDAGEQVVLIGRSGGGKSTLLHTIAGITKADGGKVIVNGYDIARLSEAGRDRFRAGAIGYVFQTFNLLGGFTALENVRLGMTFGSGRHDIARARHLLERVGLADRMHYKPSQLSVGQQQRVAIARSLAGRPKLLLADEPTANIDPANQQTIIDLIRDTCREEQVALLLVTHSMQVAEQFDRIEKFEDLNRAMATASI
- a CDS encoding ABC transporter permease, with the translated sequence MNLFKIAWRNAQQRGLSTLLTTISLALGVGLVVLVLSIHGIVSDAFQRNATVGYNLVVGAKGSPLQLTLNTVYYLSQPVENLPYDYYLEFFGQEERERQLAAYGGHLDEPNRPGKFALYAGSDAGGLVIPVCLGDYFGEYRVVGTTPAFLDNLKHGPDVDQPYEFREGRNFQTHSEENGFFEAVVGSRVASTMNIKVGDTFNPTHGDPDGKGHDLGFKIVGVLKPTGTPNDRATFVNMEGFYLMEGHAKPSEHGDEEEEAEADAEEEVVIVETDSEEAAVPNTPLPLDQREVTAILLRPSQTMFAMMLQNVINEGLQAQAATPIGEISKLMEQFVDPIRYVLLLITAITCIVAGVGILVSIYNSMNDRRRDIAVMRALGARRGTVMWIILLESGMIAVLGGLLGWIAAHGAIALASGTIEDRTGVPVNFFSTTSAELYVLPLVLGLAAIAGFVPALVAYRTDVSRALAS